A genomic region of Miscanthus floridulus cultivar M001 chromosome 3, ASM1932011v1, whole genome shotgun sequence contains the following coding sequences:
- the LOC136542142 gene encoding ADP-ribosylation factor GTPase-activating protein AGD3-like codes for MFFSRLDDSPMFRKQMQSLEEGADLLRERCLKFHKGCRKYTEGLGEAYDGDIAFASSLETFGGGHNDPISVAFGGPVMTKFTIALREIGTYKEVLRSQVEHMLNDKLLQFVEIDLHEMKDARKCFDKATLLYDQAREKYLSLKKGTRTDVATAVEDELHSARSSFEQARFNLVTALSNIEAKKRFEFLEAVSGTMDAHLRYFKQGYELLHQMEPYINQVLAFAQQSRERSNYEQAALLERMQEFKRQIDRESRWSPNGMNDSPNGDGIQTIGRSSHKMIEEAMQSASKGKVQTIRQGYLSKRSSNLRGDWKRRFFVLDSRGMLYYYRKQNSRPSSGYSNQRTSIPSEHGSGLLSRWFSSHYHGGVHDEKSVARHTVNLLTSTIKVDADQSDLRFCFRIISPTKNYTLQAESAMDQMDWIEKITGVIASLLSSQSPERRLLLSPKGSSHHLTASSSSSFSSSTELEHSINEDCMLEKNSGSGYFEHSARVAQHHRTSMMKPDKPIDLLRKVAGNNSCADCGASEPDWASLNLGVLLCIECSGVHRNMGVHISKVRSLTLDVRVWEPSVINLFQSIGNTFANTVWEEMLPSSSCVDHGDISRADGLENMSHGFAPSKPKQSDSIAVKEKFIHAKYAEKDFVRKHNVDEIQLAEQMWDNVSSNNKKGVYSLIVGSNADVNFSYGHTSFNSALTLGKALLLQEQSTSPSNGSSRCFDRNPLEKGSTGDSVSPASTSARIDGLDDYVEGLSLLHLACRVADLGMVELLLQYGANVNSADSRGRTPLHHSIMKGRHVYAKLLLSRGTDSQAVDRDGRTALQYAIDSGTIEDEEILVLLEDPSR; via the exons ATGTTTTTCAGCAGGCTCGATGACTCGCCCATGTTCAGGAAACAG ATGCAATCACTTGAAGAAGGGGCTGACTTGCTAAGAGAGAGATGTTTAAAGTTTCACAAAGGTTGTCGAAAATACAC GGAAGGACTAGGGGAAGCATATGATGGAGATATTGCATTCGCAAGTTCACTTGAAACATTTGGAGGGGGTCATAATGATCCAATCAGTGTTGCATTTGGAG GGCCTGTAATGACTAAATTTACAATTGCTTTGAGAGAAATTGGAACATACAAGGAAGTATTGCGCTCCCAG GTTGAGCATATGCTAAATGACAAGCTGCTCCAGTTTGTGGAAATTGATTTACATGAAATGAAG GATGCTAGGAAATGTTTTGACAAGGCTACCCTTCTTTATGACCAG GCACGTGAAAAGTATTTGTCCTTGAAGAAAGGTACAAGGACTGACGTAGCAACTGCAGTAGAGGAT GAGCTTCACAGTGCCAGGTCTTCATTTGAGCAAGCTCGTTTCAATCTG gTGACTGCACTTTCAAATATCGAGGCTAAGAAAAGGTTTGAATTTTTGGAGGCTGTTAGTGGGACAATGGATGCTCATCTTCGTTATTTCAAACAA GGATATGAACTACTACATCAGATGGAACCGTATATCAATCAA GTTCTTGCTTTTGCACAACAATCAAGAGAAAGGTCTAACTATGAGCAGGCTGCTCTTCTTGAGAGGATGCAAGAGTTCAAACGGCAAATTGATCGTGAAAGTCGGTGGTCACCAAATGGAATGAATGATTCCCCTAACGGTGATGGAATACAAACAATTGGTAGAAGTTCGCATAAGATGATTGAGGAAGCAATGCAATCAGCTTCAAAGGGCAAG GTTCAGACCATTCGCCAAGGCTATCTCTCTAAAAGATCTTCAAACTTGAGAGGTGATTGGAAAAGGAGGTTCTTTGTCCTCGACAGTCGAGGAATGTTATACTATTATCGCAAGCAGAACAGTAGACCATCT aGTGGTTATTCTAACCAAAGAACTAGCATTCCCTCAGAACATGGTTCTGGGTTGCTCAGCAGATGGTTCTCTTCTCATTATCATGGAGGCGTGCATGATGAGAAATCAGTTGCACGCCATACTGTAAACTTGCTAACATCGACCATTAAAGTTGATGCAGACCAATCAGATCTACGGTTCTGCTTCAGAATAATTTCTCCCACAAAGAACTATACATTGCAG GCAGAGAGTGCAATGGATCAGATGGATTGGATTGAAAAAATTACTGGCGTCATTGCTTCTTTGCTGAGCTCTCAATCCCCTGAACGA CGTCTTCTATTGAGTCCTAAGGGCAGCAGTCATCATCTAACTGCCAGCTCAAGCAGTTCATTCAGTAGCTCAACAGAACTTGAACATTCAATAAATGAAGATTGTATGCTGGAAAAGAACTCAGGGAGCGGTTATTTCGAGCATTCTGCAAGAGTTGCACAGCATCACCGAACAAGCATGATGAAACCTGACAAGCCAATTGACTTGCTTAGGAAGGTGGCTGGTAATAATAGCTGTGCTGATTGTGGTGCTTCAGAGCCTGATTGGGCATCCCTGAACCTTGGAGTTCTTCTATGCATAGAGTGTTCTGGGGTACACAGAAATATGGGTGTGCATATATCTAAG GTAAGATCCCTGACGCTTGATGTCAGGGTTTGGGAGCCATCTGTAATCAATCTCTTTCAGTCAATAGGCAACACGTTTGCCAATACTGTCTGGGAAGAAATGTTACCTTCATCAAGCTGTGTTGACCATGGTGATATTTCAAG GGCTGATGGATTAGAGAACATGTCGCATGGCTTTGCACCAAGCAAGCCTAAACAATCTGATTCTATCGCAGTGAAGGAGAAATTTATTCATGCCaag TATGCTGAAAAGGATTTTGTGCGGAAACATAACGTCGATGAGATTCAACTTGCAGAACAGATGTGGGACAATGTAAGTTCAAACAACAAGAAGGGGGTGTACAGTTTGATTGTGGGGTCAAATGCCGATGTAAATTTTTCGTACGGTCATACATCATTTAATTCGGCTTTGACTCTGGGAAAAGCTCTCCTTCTACAAGAGCAATCAACTTCTCCGTCTAATGGAAGTTCTAGATGTTTTGACCGCAATCCACTTGAGAAGGGTTCTACCGGGGATTCTGTTTCTCCTGCCAGCACAAGTGCCCGTATAGATGGGTTGGATGATTATGTTGAAGGATTATCTTTGCTTCATCTAGCATGTCGTGTTGCGGATCTGGGCATGGTTGAACTACTCTTGCAGTACGGTGCCAATGTAAATTCTGCAGATTCAAGAGGGCGGACACCACTTCATCACAGCATCATGAAAGGGAGACATGTGTACGCCAAGCTACTGCTTTCCAG GGGCACTGATTCTCAAGCCGTGGACCGAGATGGTAGAACAGCGTTACAGTATGCAATCGACAGCGGAACCATAGAGGACGAAGAGATCCTTGTTTTGTTAGAGGACCCAAGTAGATAA